The DNA window TGATTGTACTGCTTCCGTAACTGGTCGAACTTGTCCATCGGGGCCGACAGCCGCCACTTGGTCAGTTCAGTGCGGTACGCCTTCGTTTTTGCATCCGCTTCGGCCAGTTGCTTCTGTTCGTCGTCGGTCAGCGGCTGATTTTCCCGGCGCTTCCGCATGAGCGGGAACACAGCCTGCATATCTACCGGATTCTTCGGCGCCCCCGCAAACGTTTCGGCCGGTCCGCCCATCAGTTCAATGGCGCTGATACCGCTGTCGAGCACATACTGCAAGGTAGCACCGGCGCTTTGGTCGGGCCGGTCGCGAAACGAATAGGTGATGGTTCCGATCTGTACACCGTTGATGCGGGAATTGGGTTTGTCGCCCAGGCGACGCACAAGAGCGGGCGCCCCAAACAGGCTGGTGCGGCTGATAGCCAGACCGGAAACGAGGGCGGCCGTAGCCCCTATGAATTGACGACGAGTTGGCTGACTGGGCATAAGGGCAATAGGGATTAGGGCGTAAAAGGATCAGATTGTGCCGGAAAATTTGGTCATTGCGTATTATTGTAAAAACGAATTCTGGCTACGGGTCAGAAGCTACTTTATGGCCGTTCCTACCCATCAATCACCTGTTCAGTCGACCCCGGTCGGCTTGTTTAGCCTGCCCGTCATCGTGGCCGCGCTCGGTTACTTCGTCGACATTTACGACCTCCTGCTGTTTGGTATCGTGCGGGTGCCGAGCCTGAAAGACCTGGGCCTCGACGCCGAGCAGATTTCCAGCGTCGGCACCTCGATTATGAACTGGCAGATGGGTGGTCTGCTGATCGGTGGTATCCTGTGGGGGGTGCTGGGCGATAAGCGTGGCCGGTTGTCAGTGCTGTTCGGATCAATCATTACCTACTCAATCGCCAACATTGCCTGTGGTTTCGTGAAGCAGGTTACGTTTATGGACCCGGTGATGTACTACGCGCTGATGCGGTTTATTGCCGGTGTCGGGCTGGCGGGCGAACTGGGCGCGGGCATTACGTTGGTCAGCGAGGTGCTGCCGACCGAGAAGCGGGCGATTGGTACCTCACTGGTAGCGGGCGTTGGCCTGTCGGGGGCGGTCGTGGCGTATTTCACCGTCAAACTGTTCGACTGGCAAACGGCCTTTCTGGTCGGTGGCGGGCTGGGCGTCGGGCTGCTGCTGATGCGCGTCGGGGTTGTCGAGTCGGGAATGTTTAAAGACCTCAGCACACAGTCGCATGTCAGCCGGGGCAACTTTTTTGCGTTCTTCACCAACGCCAACCGGCTGGGGCGTTACCTCAAGTGCATCGGTATCGGCCTGCCCACCTGGTTTGTGATCGGTATTCTGGCAACGTTCAGCAACGAGTTCGGTAAGGCGCTGGGCATCGCCGAAGAAATTCAGCCCGGCCTGGCCATTATGTGGTGCTACGTAGGTCTGGCAACCGGCGACCTGGCCAGCGGCTTTATCAGTCACGCGCTGGCGTCGCGAAAGCGGGGCGTCGCCCTGCTCATGAGCATCGCACTTGTATTTAGCCTGCTTTACCTGTACTCCGGTGTCAGCAGCGCAACCGTGCTGTATGCCCTTTGTCTGGCTGCGGGTTTCGGCATCGGGTACTGGGCCATGTTTGTAACCATCGGCGCGGAGCAGTTTGGCACCAACCTGCGCGCTACAGCCGCGACCACCGTTCCCAACATGGTACGTGGGCTGGTTATTCCAATGACGCTGACCTATCAGGCCCTCAAACCGTCGCTGGCCACCGTCAACGCCGGGGCCGTCGTGGGCCTGATTAGTTTTATACTGGGCTTCTATTCCATCCTGACCATCCCCGAAACCCACGGTAAAGACCTCGATTATCTGGAAGAATAAACCGGGATTCTCCGACAACCGCTATCAGGTCATTACGGCTGAAGTCAGCTTCTGAAAACGAAACAGGTTAGCGACTTCCTCTTCGTGACGATGCTTCATGGCAATGAACCGCAGGCTCCTTTCTGTCTGCAATCGCTTGATGTCCAGGAGATTTTTCAGAACAAGGGATGCTCTGGAAGCCGGGCTGTCTGCCTCGGACAAGCTGACGCGATGGCGCTGGACTAATTCACACAGAAGATGTTTTTCATCTGCATGAAAGGTCAGCACTTCGGCGAGATGGTTGCGCTTTAGTCTAAAAAGCGATCTGATCCATTTGTCCTTTTGCATAATGGTAGCGCTTAACGATCCAGCCACTGAAGACGGACTCCATTAGCTACAAACAGTGTAAACAAATATAACCACCAATTACTTACACCTGTATTAATAAATTGAAAAATGTGCCGCGCCCAGTGGGCAACGGTATACATCCTGCCGGTTGTCGGTAGACAGCTATCTGGTTGTTGCGCGAGTTGTCACCGAAGTCGTAGATTGCCGGTAATTCTACGATAACCCTGACGCCTACACATGACCCTCCTCTACCGCCTGCTGACCGTTTGGCTGCTGATCGGTGCGCACAGTTACGCCCAGACCACTATACCCATCGAAACCGCTGACTTCGCGGTGGTGCTACAAACCGATAAGGGCAATTACCTGAACATGGTTTATTGCGGGAAAAAGCTGCCGCAGTCAGCCGATTATGCCGGCGTTGCCGACGGCTATCAATTTCCGAGCGACAACAGCGGCAGCTACAACAACGCCTACACACCCGCCGGCACCTGGAATCTGGTCGAACCCGCGATTCAGGTGACGCACTCCGACGGCAACCCCTCACTCGACCTCAAATACGTATCACACCAGACCACCCGCCCCGACGCCAATTCCACGCTGACGATGGTGAAACTGGCCGATCCGGTGTATAAGCTGACGGTGACGCTGTTCTACAAAACCTGGCCGAAGCTGAACGTGATCGAGCAATGGTCGGAGATCAGCAATGCCGAAAAGGGGCCGGTCGTGTTGCAGAAATACGCGTCGGCCAATCTGTTTTTTCCGAACAAGTCATTTTACCTGACCAGCTTTCAGGGAACGTATCTGAAAGAGATGCAGCCGATGGAAGAAAAGCTGCAACAGGGCCTGCGGACGATCGATACCAAACTGGGTACGCGGGCGATGCTGCTCGGTACACCCAATTTCATGGTGGCCTTCGATCAGCCCGCGCAGGAAAACAGCGGCATGGTGATGCTGGGTCAACTGGCGTGGAGCGGCAACTATAAGCTTGATTTTGAGATCGATTCCTACAAAACCCTCCGGCTTATCGCCGGCATAAACCCCTACGCGTCGGCCTACACGCTACCCGCTGGTCAGTCGTTCAAAACGCCTGGCTTGATCTACAGCCTGTCGGATCGTGGTACGGGGCAGGCAAGTCGGCAAATGCAGCGGTGGGCGCGCAACTACCGCGTACTCGACGGCAACGGCAGTCGGCTGACGCTGCTCAACAACTGGGAAGCAACGTACTTCGACTTCGACGAACCCAAACTCTCCTCGCTGATTGCCGACACGAAAAAGCTGGGTGCCGACATGTTTCTGCTGGACGACGGCTGGTTTGGCAACAAGTACCCGCGCAACAGCGACAATGCCGGGCTGGGCGACTGGCAGGAGAACCGGAAGAAACTGCCCAACGGGCTTGGCTATCTGGTGAAAGAAGCCACCAAAACAGGCGTGAAATTTGGTGTCTGGATTGAGCCGGAGATGGTTAATCCGAAGAGTGAACTGTACGAAAAACACCTCGACTGGGTCATCCACCAACCCGACCGGCCCGAGAAGTATTACCGCAACCAACTCGTACTGGATCTGAGCAACCCGCAGGTGCAGGACTTTGTGTTCGGCGTAGTCGACGGGTTGTTTACCAAAAATCCAGACCTAGCGTTTATCAAATGGGATTGCAACGCAGTCATTTACAACGCGTATTCGGCGTGGCTCAACAAGCAGAAACTGCCGCAGTCGCACCTGTACGTCGAGTATGTGCGGGGGCTGTACAAGGTGCTGGAGCGTATCCGGGCGAAGTACCCGAAGGTGCCGATGATGCTGTGTTCGGGTGGGGGCGGCCGTGGCGACTACGAGATGCTGAAATACTTCACCGAATTCTGGCCCAGCGACGACACCGAACCTGTCGAGCGCATTTTCCAGCAGTGGAACTACTCGTATTTCTTCCCCGCCATCACCACCGACTGCCACGTCACCGACTGGGGTAAACAGCCGATCAAGTTCCGCACCGACGTGGCTAGTATGGGCAAACTCGGCTTCGACATCGTGGTTAGCCACCTCAGTCCGAACGATCTGGCCTTCTGCCAGCAGGCGCTCAAAAACTACGACAGCTTCAAAGACATCGTCTGGCACGGTGAGCAATATCGACTCGCCAGCCCGTACGACAATTCAGTAATGTCGATGGCATACGTCAGCGAAGACAAGGCAAAGGCAGTAATGTTCACGTACTTCCACGACAGTCGGGTGGTGGACACAAACACCAACCGACCCATTCAACTAGCCGGTCTGGACCCTGCCAAACAATACCGCGTCAGCGAGATCAATCTGTATCCGGGTACGAAGTCGACGCTCGAAGACGGTAAAACCTATAGCGGTGCCTTCCTGATGACCGTTGGCCTAAACCCCGACGTCAGCGCCCGCCGAACCAGCGTCGTGCTGCAACTGACGCAGGTGCCATAGCTGTCAGCGGCAGCAGGGATGCTGTCGTGGACGAATGGTGCCCCGATAAGAAAAACCTATGATACCTATAAACATGTACAAACCATTCTTAACCGCACTGCTAACCGGTTTGACGGGGGCACTACTGCATGCCCAGTCCGCTACGTCGATTGGTTCGCCAAATCAGGCTATCCGACTAACCGTGCAGAACAACCCGGCGGGCGAAGTTACCTACCAGATTCGCTACAAAAACAAGCCAGTCATCGAGCCGTCGGGTGTGGGAATCAAGCTGAGTCGCCCGCAGGTGACGCTGAACCGCTTTACGATTACAGCCGTCGATTCGGCAAAGGTCGACGACACGTGGAAACCGGTCTGGGGTGAGGAAAGTCAGATCCGGAATCAGTACAACGAGCTGATCGTCAGTTTACAGGATAAGGGTGGGTCGGGGATTGGTATGCGTCTGCACGTCAAAATATTCAACGACGGTGTCGGCTTCCGGTACGAATTTCCGAAGCAGGCCAAACTCGACCATTTTATCGTGGCCGATGAACTGAGTCAGTTCCGCTTTTCCGCTGATCACCGCACGTTCTGGATGCCCGGCGACTACGATTC is part of the Spirosoma rhododendri genome and encodes:
- a CDS encoding MFS transporter, producing the protein MAVPTHQSPVQSTPVGLFSLPVIVAALGYFVDIYDLLLFGIVRVPSLKDLGLDAEQISSVGTSIMNWQMGGLLIGGILWGVLGDKRGRLSVLFGSIITYSIANIACGFVKQVTFMDPVMYYALMRFIAGVGLAGELGAGITLVSEVLPTEKRAIGTSLVAGVGLSGAVVAYFTVKLFDWQTAFLVGGGLGVGLLLMRVGVVESGMFKDLSTQSHVSRGNFFAFFTNANRLGRYLKCIGIGLPTWFVIGILATFSNEFGKALGIAEEIQPGLAIMWCYVGLATGDLASGFISHALASRKRGVALLMSIALVFSLLYLYSGVSSATVLYALCLAAGFGIGYWAMFVTIGAEQFGTNLRATAATTVPNMVRGLVIPMTLTYQALKPSLATVNAGAVVGLISFILGFYSILTIPETHGKDLDYLEE
- a CDS encoding alpha-galactosidase — its product is MTLLYRLLTVWLLIGAHSYAQTTIPIETADFAVVLQTDKGNYLNMVYCGKKLPQSADYAGVADGYQFPSDNSGSYNNAYTPAGTWNLVEPAIQVTHSDGNPSLDLKYVSHQTTRPDANSTLTMVKLADPVYKLTVTLFYKTWPKLNVIEQWSEISNAEKGPVVLQKYASANLFFPNKSFYLTSFQGTYLKEMQPMEEKLQQGLRTIDTKLGTRAMLLGTPNFMVAFDQPAQENSGMVMLGQLAWSGNYKLDFEIDSYKTLRLIAGINPYASAYTLPAGQSFKTPGLIYSLSDRGTGQASRQMQRWARNYRVLDGNGSRLTLLNNWEATYFDFDEPKLSSLIADTKKLGADMFLLDDGWFGNKYPRNSDNAGLGDWQENRKKLPNGLGYLVKEATKTGVKFGVWIEPEMVNPKSELYEKHLDWVIHQPDRPEKYYRNQLVLDLSNPQVQDFVFGVVDGLFTKNPDLAFIKWDCNAVIYNAYSAWLNKQKLPQSHLYVEYVRGLYKVLERIRAKYPKVPMMLCSGGGGRGDYEMLKYFTEFWPSDDTEPVERIFQQWNYSYFFPAITTDCHVTDWGKQPIKFRTDVASMGKLGFDIVVSHLSPNDLAFCQQALKNYDSFKDIVWHGEQYRLASPYDNSVMSMAYVSEDKAKAVMFTYFHDSRVVDTNTNRPIQLAGLDPAKQYRVSEINLYPGTKSTLEDGKTYSGAFLMTVGLNPDVSARRTSVVLQLTQVP